One window of the Candidatus Aramenus sp. CH1 genome contains the following:
- the fdhF gene encoding formate dehydrogenase subunit alpha: MSVKLNGKEVEVREGETVLSLLKRYGIYVPHVCYNEGLVPLNSCDTCVVEVNGKLVRSCSAQVKEGDVVVTNSQRAVSSRREALSRILKYHKLYCTICENNNGDCALHEAVLKEGIRRQDFKDKGYPVDKGPFYTYDPSQCILCGRCVEACQDFAVNEVIWIDWSLNPPRVVWDHGNPISSSSCVGCGTCVTVCPVNALMENSMLGEAGLFSWIQGEARKRIVEALGKGEEDFSLLMSLSELEWRARQTQIKKTKTVCVYCGVGCSFEVWTKGRKILKVEPNPESPANGVLTCVKGKFGWDFVNSNDRITRPLIREGDHFREASWEEAISYVASRLKEVKEKYGPDAIGFIASDKMSNEEAYLLQKLARAVIGTNNVDNSARYCQSPATVGLWRTVGFGADSGTLKDIESADLIVVIGHNTTESHPVVGSKVKRAQKVRGAKVVVIDVRKHELAERADLFVSPKPGTDAALLAGVAKYILDKGWEDKEFLKRVEGLEEFKESVKGFTLDYVEQVTGVPKDVVVKLAEMIHNAKGVVVIWGMGVTQHLGGADTSTAISDLLLITGNYGRQGTGAFPMRGHNNVQGVSDFGCLPNYLPGYQPLDEADKFEEAWGVKLSRRPGLQIPQMIEGVLEGKVHALYVVGEDTVMVDCGTPLTRKALEEVDFLVVQDMFMTETAKLADVILPASASLEKEGTFTNTERRIQRFYKAMEPLGDSKPDWEIIQMVANAMGANWHYRGPHEVMEEASRLCPIFAGVSYSRLEGFNSLLWPVDSEGRDTQVLYVDKFATPSGKAKLYPLSWSPPQLKDEVHRVTANTGRVLEHFHVGNMTRRVEELKRRIPEAFVEVSRELAERYNIKDGDLILIKSKFGGEVKARALVSDRVRGDEVFIPLYTSDSSNGVNNLTGNVYDKDSGTPGYKDTPVVIEKVEEGDGSPPLPRDNWRFHVKERKRQLGIRVEEKWKREEFRPLAE; this comes from the coding sequence GTGTCGGTCAAGCTAAACGGCAAAGAGGTGGAGGTGAGGGAGGGCGAGACAGTCCTCTCCCTCCTCAAGAGGTACGGCATCTACGTCCCACATGTGTGTTACAACGAGGGACTGGTGCCCTTGAACAGCTGCGACACTTGCGTAGTTGAGGTCAACGGGAAGCTGGTGAGGTCCTGCTCCGCCCAGGTCAAGGAGGGCGACGTGGTGGTCACCAACTCCCAGAGGGCTGTGTCCTCTAGGCGGGAGGCCCTCTCTAGGATACTCAAGTACCACAAGCTCTACTGCACCATCTGCGAGAACAACAATGGCGACTGCGCCCTACACGAGGCAGTGCTGAAGGAAGGGATAAGGAGGCAGGACTTTAAGGACAAGGGCTACCCAGTAGACAAGGGTCCATTCTACACCTACGACCCGTCCCAGTGTATCCTGTGCGGGAGGTGCGTGGAGGCCTGCCAGGACTTCGCCGTGAACGAGGTCATATGGATAGACTGGTCGTTAAACCCGCCGAGGGTGGTGTGGGACCACGGCAATCCCATCTCTTCCTCTTCCTGCGTGGGCTGTGGCACCTGCGTCACCGTCTGCCCAGTGAACGCCTTGATGGAGAACTCGATGCTGGGAGAGGCTGGGCTCTTCTCCTGGATCCAGGGCGAGGCTAGGAAGAGGATTGTGGAGGCGTTGGGCAAGGGGGAGGAGGACTTCTCCCTCCTCATGTCCCTCAGCGAGCTGGAGTGGAGAGCTAGGCAGACCCAGATCAAGAAAACCAAGACAGTGTGCGTCTACTGCGGGGTGGGCTGTTCCTTTGAGGTGTGGACAAAAGGGAGGAAAATACTGAAGGTCGAGCCCAACCCGGAGTCCCCCGCAAACGGCGTACTCACCTGCGTCAAGGGCAAGTTCGGCTGGGACTTCGTGAACAGCAATGACAGGATAACTCGCCCCCTCATAAGGGAGGGGGACCACTTCAGGGAGGCCTCCTGGGAGGAGGCTATCTCCTACGTTGCCTCTAGGCTCAAGGAGGTAAAGGAAAAGTACGGCCCAGACGCCATAGGCTTCATAGCTTCAGACAAGATGAGCAATGAGGAGGCATACTTGTTGCAGAAGCTAGCGAGGGCAGTCATAGGGACAAACAACGTTGACAACTCGGCCAGGTACTGCCAGTCCCCAGCTACTGTGGGCCTATGGAGGACTGTGGGCTTTGGCGCTGACTCCGGAACCTTGAAGGACATCGAGAGCGCGGACCTCATCGTAGTGATTGGACACAACACCACGGAGAGCCACCCAGTCGTAGGGAGTAAGGTGAAGAGGGCCCAGAAGGTAAGGGGAGCTAAGGTCGTGGTAATAGACGTGAGGAAGCATGAGCTTGCAGAGAGGGCCGACCTATTCGTGAGCCCCAAGCCTGGAACTGACGCGGCCCTCCTAGCTGGCGTCGCCAAGTACATCTTGGACAAGGGCTGGGAAGACAAGGAGTTCCTGAAGAGGGTGGAGGGACTCGAGGAGTTCAAGGAGTCAGTCAAGGGCTTCACCTTAGACTACGTGGAACAGGTCACTGGCGTTCCCAAGGACGTCGTGGTGAAGTTAGCGGAGATGATACACAACGCCAAGGGAGTGGTAGTGATCTGGGGAATGGGAGTGACGCAACACTTGGGAGGAGCTGATACCTCCACTGCCATCTCCGACCTCCTCCTCATTACCGGCAACTACGGAAGGCAGGGCACTGGTGCCTTCCCAATGAGGGGCCATAACAACGTCCAAGGGGTGAGCGACTTCGGTTGCCTCCCCAACTACCTCCCCGGGTACCAGCCCCTCGACGAGGCGGACAAGTTCGAGGAGGCGTGGGGGGTAAAACTCAGCAGGAGGCCCGGCCTCCAGATACCGCAGATGATAGAGGGCGTCCTGGAGGGCAAGGTACACGCCCTCTACGTGGTAGGGGAGGACACGGTGATGGTGGACTGTGGTACGCCCCTCACAAGGAAGGCGTTGGAGGAGGTGGACTTCCTTGTGGTACAGGACATGTTCATGACCGAGACGGCTAAACTAGCTGACGTGATCTTGCCGGCGTCAGCGAGCCTAGAGAAGGAAGGTACCTTCACCAACACCGAGAGGAGGATACAGAGGTTCTACAAGGCAATGGAGCCCCTTGGGGACTCAAAGCCAGACTGGGAGATAATCCAGATGGTGGCAAACGCCATGGGGGCCAACTGGCACTACAGGGGCCCACACGAGGTGATGGAGGAGGCGTCGAGGCTCTGCCCCATCTTCGCTGGGGTGAGCTACTCTAGGCTCGAGGGCTTCAACAGCCTGCTGTGGCCAGTGGACAGTGAAGGGAGGGACACCCAAGTCCTTTACGTGGACAAGTTCGCCACCCCCTCTGGAAAGGCCAAGCTCTACCCGCTGAGCTGGAGTCCCCCACAGCTTAAGGACGAGGTACACAGGGTTACAGCGAACACTGGGAGGGTACTGGAGCACTTCCACGTCGGCAACATGACAAGGAGGGTTGAGGAACTCAAGAGGAGGATCCCGGAGGCCTTCGTGGAGGTGTCCAGGGAGCTCGCGGAGAGGTACAACATCAAGGACGGCGACCTAATCCTGATAAAGTCCAAGTTCGGCGGAGAGGTGAAGGCAAGGGCATTAGTGAGCGACAGAGTGAGGGGGGACGAGGTCTTTATCCCGCTCTACACCTCCGACTCCTCCAA
- a CDS encoding MBL fold metallo-hydrolase, producing MLFRQLISKIGGCLTYVIGCTQAGELIIVDPKIDMIEELMNFSELYDMKISYIIDTHTHADHLSGAKKLGEMTRANVYMHESTKVKFAQKVRDNEEIKAGNVKIRFLHTPGHTPDSVSVLITDLRRGDEPWAVLTGDTLFVGGIGRIDLGGEDSAEQLFYSLQKLKVLQDYAEVFPAHTSGSACGFGISGKPSSTIGFEKKYNKLFSINNKEEFINSIRSTKLPRPKEFDEIIMKNIEGNF from the coding sequence ATGCTATTTAGACAATTGATCTCAAAAATTGGAGGGTGTTTAACTTACGTCATTGGATGTACTCAAGCTGGCGAATTAATAATCGTTGACCCTAAAATTGACATGATAGAAGAGTTAATGAACTTTTCAGAGCTATACGACATGAAGATATCTTACATCATAGACACTCATACTCACGCTGATCACCTATCTGGGGCTAAGAAGTTAGGTGAAATGACTAGAGCTAACGTTTATATGCATGAGAGCACTAAGGTCAAATTTGCGCAAAAGGTTAGGGACAATGAAGAGATAAAAGCGGGTAACGTTAAAATAAGGTTTCTCCATACCCCTGGGCACACTCCAGACAGCGTTTCTGTGCTTATAACTGACTTAAGGAGAGGAGATGAACCTTGGGCAGTGTTAACTGGGGACACGCTGTTTGTAGGTGGAATTGGTAGAATAGATCTAGGAGGCGAGGACTCCGCTGAACAACTCTTCTACAGTTTACAAAAACTTAAGGTATTACAGGACTACGCTGAAGTTTTCCCGGCTCACACTTCTGGTTCTGCCTGTGGATTTGGGATAAGTGGAAAGCCTTCATCTACGATAGGTTTTGAGAAGAAGTACAATAAGTTGTTTAGCATAAACAATAAAGAGGAATTTATTAACTCAATAAGATCCACGAAACTTCCTAGACCTAAGGAGTTCGACGAGATAATCATGAAGAATATTGAAGGTAATTTCTAG
- a CDS encoding TrmB family transcriptional regulator produces MSGELEEKLIKIGFSNYESKVYSSLTKLCNAKMRELAELSGVPYQKVYDVVSRLEKKGFVKVVNGRPKRVKLVDPNISFENYKQSIIEQIDKIVAEVNAIAKDKSKERSAVIEGRRQVMSFVKNMISKAKILKIVYPRIPVWMIKLLREFNGELYLVVRSEDMEKVKGLKGNIKYNDEVNTKFIIFNNEITAIFTDESYVTVESCLGCMIHSMEHFKLIFGEELLKNKGINYSSSKPKTLRP; encoded by the coding sequence ATGAGTGGTGAATTGGAAGAGAAATTAATTAAGATAGGTTTTTCAAATTATGAGAGTAAAGTTTATTCCTCATTAACTAAGCTATGCAACGCTAAAATGAGGGAATTGGCAGAACTCTCTGGCGTTCCATATCAAAAGGTATACGACGTAGTTTCGAGACTCGAGAAGAAAGGTTTTGTTAAAGTGGTAAATGGTAGACCAAAAAGGGTTAAACTTGTTGACCCTAACATAAGTTTTGAAAATTACAAGCAAAGCATTATAGAGCAGATAGATAAAATAGTGGCTGAAGTAAACGCTATAGCCAAAGATAAGAGTAAGGAAAGGTCTGCCGTAATTGAGGGAAGGAGACAAGTGATGAGCTTTGTGAAAAATATGATCAGCAAGGCTAAGATACTAAAGATAGTTTACCCGAGAATACCAGTTTGGATGATAAAGTTATTGAGAGAGTTCAACGGTGAACTATACCTAGTAGTAAGAAGTGAAGACATGGAAAAGGTTAAGGGCTTGAAAGGAAATATTAAATACAATGATGAAGTTAATACTAAGTTCATAATTTTTAACAACGAAATAACAGCAATTTTCACAGACGAATCTTACGTTACTGTGGAGTCTTGCTTAGGTTGCATGATCCATTCAATGGAACACTTTAAGCTAATATTTGGAGAGGAATTATTGAAAAATAAAGGAATTAATTACAGTTCGTCAAAGCCAAAGACGCTAAGACCGTGA
- a CDS encoding MFS transporter, with translation MSRSKNFHLFTLLVFFTGLYLGIFRVAFPVLEINEYYFVLYSIIIFGFTKSFMNYVSGYLSDVIGRKKVLILGWLVSIPLPLIAIIVKSPTLVTLFTVLLGINQALTWTTTVTSQIDISGKRRAGLASGINETFGYLGVSIGNFISGLVISSFFSPYYLMLLAGLLALGFSNITSETKPNTSLGKGGIVSSLLVGIAGLLEKFVDAFFWVLVPLYLSVKGPLEISIIVTIYTLTWALLQIPFGYISDLKGRLLLLVSGFITMGIGTSIFMLQYYVISAFISGLGMAMVYPNLIAYVNDYCSDGNRGRSLGIYRLLRDSGYGFAGLIFLLTYKDLLTAVTLVVLLQLVSIFPLVYVRGRV, from the coding sequence ATGAGTAGGAGCAAAAACTTTCACCTCTTCACGTTATTAGTCTTCTTCACGGGACTCTACTTAGGAATATTTAGGGTAGCCTTTCCTGTACTGGAAATAAATGAGTATTACTTCGTACTGTACTCGATTATCATTTTTGGTTTCACTAAATCCTTTATGAATTACGTCTCTGGGTACCTATCTGATGTAATAGGTAGGAAAAAAGTGTTAATATTGGGCTGGTTAGTCTCAATTCCCTTACCACTAATAGCAATAATAGTTAAATCTCCCACATTAGTTACATTATTTACAGTATTGTTAGGAATAAATCAAGCGTTAACTTGGACAACTACAGTGACTTCTCAGATCGATATATCTGGCAAAAGAAGAGCAGGATTGGCGTCTGGAATAAATGAAACTTTTGGGTATCTAGGCGTCTCGATAGGGAATTTTATCTCTGGTTTAGTAATCTCTTCCTTTTTCTCACCTTATTACTTGATGTTATTAGCAGGGTTGTTAGCCTTAGGATTCTCAAATATAACATCAGAAACCAAACCTAATACAAGTTTAGGCAAAGGAGGTATAGTGTCCTCTTTACTTGTAGGTATTGCTGGGCTATTAGAGAAGTTCGTAGACGCGTTCTTCTGGGTTCTAGTCCCACTATACTTGTCGGTTAAAGGTCCATTAGAGATTTCCATTATAGTGACAATATATACGTTGACGTGGGCATTGTTGCAAATCCCCTTTGGATACATAAGCGATTTGAAAGGTAGACTCTTGTTATTAGTGTCAGGATTTATTACTATGGGGATTGGAACTTCTATCTTCATGTTGCAGTACTACGTTATTTCCGCCTTTATATCCGGACTAGGAATGGCAATGGTATATCCTAATCTTATAGCTTATGTAAATGACTATTGTAGTGATGGGAATAGAGGGAGGTCATTAGGAATTTATAGGTTGTTGAGGGATTCAGGTTACGGATTCGCTGGGTTAATTTTCCTATTGACATATAAAGACTTATTAACAGCGGTGACGCTAGTGGTCCTCTTACAACTCGTATCAATATTTCCCCTAGTATACGTTAGGGGAAGAGTTTAG
- a CDS encoding DUF1453 family protein — protein MAGGSLGFQGDAVYLGVFGVIVVLSSLRTVYGRKYRPTRVLLRPILYIVLGVLLVLQDPGTLSLAAAGFIAGLALGLKLGVGSTLFMNGGTLYYKRSILIYVLWLSLFLVRIGVEALVSGGLSLVEITILDSCLMFSSGLLVGESFHLIRKARDFRKESPEF, from the coding sequence ATGGCTGGAGGGAGTTTAGGGTTCCAGGGAGATGCGGTATATCTTGGCGTGTTTGGCGTCATAGTCGTGCTGAGTTCACTTAGGACGGTTTACGGTAGGAAGTACAGGCCAACTCGGGTACTCTTGAGGCCTATCCTTTACATAGTTCTTGGCGTGCTCCTCGTTCTGCAGGACCCAGGGACTCTTTCACTGGCGGCCGCAGGATTTATAGCCGGTTTAGCGCTCGGCTTAAAGTTGGGTGTTGGGTCTACGCTATTCATGAATGGAGGAACCCTCTACTACAAGAGGTCAATCCTCATTTACGTCCTGTGGTTATCCCTCTTCTTAGTCAGAATAGGGGTAGAGGCGTTGGTGTCAGGTGGACTCAGCCTAGTTGAGATTACCATCCTTGACTCTTGCCTAATGTTCTCATCTGGACTCCTCGTTGGTGAGTCGTTCCATCTAATAAGGAAAGCCAGGGACTTCAGAAAGGAAAGTCCTGAGTTCTGA